From the genome of Aliarcobacter lanthieri:
TCAAATCATGCATAGCTTGGATTGTTGCATTTATCTCTTTATTCATCATATATAAAAACTCTTTATATGTCAAAGATAAAAGTAAAAACATGACTCCAACAATAACTGATAATTTTAATGTTAGTTTTAAAGCCTCTAATAATTTTTTTAAACTAAAAAGGTTCTTTAATCCTTTTATTGGATCTAATTTTTGTAAATCAAGTTTTAATGGAGTTGCTATAAATCCAAATTGCATCCAATTACTTGCTAAAGATAAAACAAAAACTAAAATATATAAGGGTGCTAAAGCTACTAATAGCGTATTTATAATAGTAAAGGTAATAGAATAATAAAGTGCATCATCTACTTCTTGTCCAATAAAACTATAGATATATAAAATAACTTTTTTTATCTCTAAAAAAGTAAATCCTGAAAGAAATATCAGATAAACAGACCCAAAAGTTAAAATTACAGCTCCTGCAACCTCCATTGATTTAGCAACGTTTCCTTCATTTCTGGCATCTTCAATTTTTTTGGATGTAGGTTCTTCTGTTTTTTCTTGATCATCAGCCATATATATTATCCTTACTCAAACTTACTTATAAAATATTCTGTAAATGCTTCATTGAAAATTTCTAAGCCTAATATTAAAAATATAAATATTAATGCAAATTTTAATTGAAAAGTTATAATAAATGGAGAAAATGCTGGCATTGATTTTGTACCATACCCATAATAAACATCTAAAATAAAACCAATAAAAAATAGAGGCAATGCAAATGTAAAAGCAAAAGCAAACATCCTATTTATCTCATCTATTGCTAATTTTATTCCATTTACAGAAAATATATCAAAAGTTCCTAAGTGTATCATTGAAAAACTTTTAGCTAAAATAACTAATGTCATCTCATACATTCCTGTTTGAAAAAACAATATTATTGCTATCCAAAAAAGAAGTTTAGATATTAATCCTTCTTGAGATCCTGTTGCAGGATCAAACATCATAGCCATTGATAATGCAGTAGAATATCCTATAAATTCTCCAATTATCTTAACAGCAGAAAATATGATATTTACTAACATTGAAGCAACTAAACCTAAGGTTATTTCAGAAACCAATGCTAATATAAAACCACTCTCATTGACATAAGTAACACTTCCAACAAATGGGAATAAAAATATAGTAAGATAAAAAGCAAAAGCAACTCTAATACTTACACTAATTGCTGTATGCCCAAAAATTGGCATAAATGCAACAAATGCAATAATCCTAGCAAATAAAAGTAAGAACTGAAAAAGAATATCCTGATTTAGAAGAGAAAAAAAAGCTTCCATTACATATAATCTGTTTTCTCTTCTAAGTCTCTATTTTCTTCTTTTAAATTTAATACAGTTTGAGTATCCATCTCTTCTTTTTGTCGTTTATTTTGACTATTTGAATTTGAAGATTGGTTTTGATTGCTATTTTGTGATGATGTAAAATCTAAATTAAAATTAGAACTATCACTAAAAGTCTTAACCAAAGAATTTCTTAACATATTTTGATTATCCATTAATAATTCTAGTGTTGCTAAACTAGATATGCTCATAGTTATACTTAAACCACTGATCTTATCTTGCTTCATTAAAATAGAAATAGAACCTAAATCTGTTGGATTTAAATTCATTCTAAATGCTGTAACTGGTGGTTTATAGTTTTCATACATTTGTCTTGCTATATCAGACATCATAGTCGATAAATGCTGTTTTGCACCTATAATTCTTGATTCAATAGAATTCACTAAACTTGGTTGAACATCTATAACTACATCATCTTGTACCGTTAAAGTATTTGAAAGTAATGCTTTTGAAGCTTCAATAGAGTTAGTAATAAGATTTTTTATATCTACACTTCTTATATCTTTTTCATTCAATAAACTATTTAAAATATTTTTTCTCTCTTGTATTTCTCTATCATTAAATTTTAATTTTTCTAAATCTTCTTTAGTAATATCTTGATCTACTTCTAAATCACTAGCTTCTAAATCTAAGATTGTTGCACTTTTTTCAATATCTTCTAATGAAGATGCATTATCTAAAATTTTTACTGCTTCATTTTTATTAAATAAAAGTTGATTATTTACTACATTTTTTTGTTCAGCTAGAAACATATTTGATGTTACATCTTTTGAAACTTTTACATCACTAGCTTTATCAATATTAGTAGTTATATCTTTTACACTACTCTCTTTTATTAATTGATCCATTAAACTTAATTTTGGTTCAACTTTTTGAGTATCTTGAGTTTTTATTTCAATAGATTGATTTGTAATATTTTTTATTTCTGAATCAACTGATTTTTTATCACTATTTGATTGGATTAATTGATCCATCAAACTTAATTTACTATCTATCTTTTTATTATTTATATCTTGGTTATTATCAATATCTTCTAAAGATAAATCTTCTTCTAAATTATTTGAGATTAAAATTTCTTTTGTTTCTACTTCTAAAGATTGTATATCAATATTATTTGTATTTACATCAGTGACTAAACTCTCTTTTTGTATTAATTCAATAATCTTATTATCATTTATAACTATTTTTTTATCTATAGTTATTTCATCTTTTGAGATATTTTTAGAATTATTTAACTCATCAATCTTTTCATCTAACGATGATAAAAAATCTTTATCATCAATATCTAAAGTTAAAGTATTGCTTTTTGTATCTTCAGAAATATGTTCTGATAAATCTATTTTCTCTGTATTATTACTTTTTACTTCCAAAATCAACCTATCTAATAATGAAATTTTACTTGTGTTATTAATACTCTTATTGTCTTTTTTTTCTAACTTTTTATCTTGCTTTATATCTAAAGTATTTTCATCATTTTCTATATTATCATCAGTTAAATTATCTACTAAATTTATAACTTCATTATTTTCAATCTTAGTAATATCTAAATCAATATTTATATCTTGCTTTAATTCAGTATTATTTATATTTTGAACATTTTCTGTAATAGTAGTTTGAGCTTGAGTAGTTTTTATTCCAGAATTATCTTTATTTAATTCAACATTATCAATTGTTTTTTTTAGTAAAGAATCAAATAAAGATGGTTTATCCTTTGGCAAATCTTCTATAGCACTATTTAAAAGTTGAGTATCAGTATTTGAGCTATTAGTTTGAGTAAAAATATCTACTAAATTTGCCATTTTTCACCTAGTTTCCTGCTAGAATATCTAGAGTTTTTGTATCTATTCCTCTATGAGTATTAAAAGCTGTAACATTTGCTTCGTAAGATCTCATAGCTTCAATTAAATCAACCATTTCAACAACTGGATTTATATCTGGATATGCCACATAACCTTTCTCATTTGCATCAGGATGTGTTGGATCATATCTTAATACAGGTTTTGCATCAGTTTGTATTATTTTTTTTACTCCAACTCCTCTTAACGATAGTTCTGATAAAGGAGTATTTGATACTTCAATATCATTTGAATTAGTTCTTTTTTGCGAATTTGCCACCAAAACATCTTCAAAAACAACTTGTTGTTTCTTATATGGTCCACCTTCCGCAGTATGAGTAGTTTTTGCATTTGCAATATTTGCACTTACAACATTTATTCTTGTTCTTTGAGCACTCATTCCAGATGTTGCTACATTATATCCATCAAAAAAACCCATAACAACTCCTTAAAACTAAATTTGCATTCTCATAATTTCTCTATAAGCATTTATTGCTTTATTTTTAACTTCTAATCCAAGTTTTAAACTTAATTCAGCTTCTTCAATTCTTTGTACTGCTTCTTGAAGATTTGTAACTTTTCCAGTTGCTATATCTGTCATAGCATTATAACCTTGTATTTGAGTATCATTTACATCATTTATAGCATTATCAAGTAAGTCTTTAAAAGATTTATTAGCGTATTTGCTTTCATTCAAATCTTCTGTCTGATTTACTACATCAGTACTATCTATCCCTTGTAAAGGATTTAAGTAATTAATTGATCCTATAACATTCATAATATTCTACTCCTTATTCAGTAGTTGCTTTTGTATCTTCTTCAGAAAGAACATCTTTTCCTTCTCTTATTTCATTCATATCGTTGACATCTTTTGTAACTAATTGATTAAGTAAAAGATCTATTTTTTCTTCATTATATCTAAAATCAAAATCTTGTTTTTTCTGATCTAAGCTAAAGTTGTTTACTATAAAAGACAACATAAAATTACTTAAACCTTTTAATGCAACAGTAACTAATACAGCACCAAATAACATTTGTAGTGGTGTAAATAGTTCAGTATTAAATATAAAAAATATTAAAGTTGCAAAAAAACCTATTGCTATATAAACTTTAAAAATTCCAGTATTAATAAGATTTTGTGAAAATCGTTCTACTACCACTTACAGAAACTCCAGATTTAGATATTTTTTAATAAATTATCAACAATATTGTTCAACTTAATAGTTACTTCATCAAAAGGGAACTCATTTACAAAAATTTTTCTTGTTCTTGCAATTGAAGATATTTTTTCACTACTAGGAACACTTCCTATATATTTTATCATAAAATCTTCTTTAAGTCTATTTTTTTTACCTAAATTTATTAAAGAGTTTGAAATTGCTATTCCAATACTATCACTTTTTGTATGATTAAAACTCAGCATTAAACTATTTTTATCTATTGCTAACATTTTTATTAAAGAGTATACATCAGTTAAAGCACTAGGATCTGTTGAAGTAATCGCTAAAATATTTGTTGAAACTTTTAAAAATTCTTTTACATAATCATTAAGCCCAGCACCTGTATCAACTATTAAAATATCATAAGCATTTAAAGATAAAATATCTAAAACTAATCTTGAAAATATAAAGCTATTGCTATTTGAACTATATTGATATCCACTTTTTCCAGCAATCAAAGAAATATTATTATACTTAGTTTCTATAATAACTTCTTGTAAATTTTTCTGTCCATTAATATAATCAAAAAGTGTGTATTGTGGCTTTATATCAAATAACACCTGCATATTTGCCAAACCAATATCAGCATCAAGTACTAAGACTTTTAAATTCTTCTTAGATAAAAGATAAGCTATATTAGCTGTAAAAGTTGATTTTCCAACACCACCTTTTCCAGATGTTATTGTCAATAATTTTGTTTTAGAAATAGATATTTGTTCATATTGAGAAGTAAGATTAAACAGCTTTTTAGCTTGTGATAACTTAACATCAAGCATTATAAACTCCTACTACACTCATTATTCATAAAACAATCAATTAAAAAAGTTGCATCAGCTGGTATTAAATCATCTGGTACATTTTGTCCTATAGAAAAATATGTAATTGATTTTTTAGTTTTATGAGCAAAAGATATAATATTTCCAAAACTTCTAGTTTCATCTAATTTTGTAAAAATTAAATTATCAATATCCAATATTGAATAATTTTTATAAACTTCCATTAAATCACTATGTTTTACATTTGAAGGAAGTACTAAAGTTTTTTCTATCGGTAATTCATCAACATGTTTTCTATATTCATTAATAAGCTCAATTTTATCAATATCATATTGACTAGAACCAGCTGTATCAATAAAAATATAGTTACAATCTTTTAATCTCAAAAGAGATTCTGTTAAATCCTCAGGTTTTTTTACAACTTCTAAAGGAATACGCATAATATTAGTATATGCTTGAAGTTGCTCTATTGCTCCAACTCTAAATGAATCAAGCGTTATCACTCCAACTTTATAATTTTGTTCCATTTTATAAGCAAATCTTGCTGCTAATTTTGAGATAGTTGTAGTTTTACCAACACCAGTTGGACCAACCATCATAATTATCTTTCTTTGTTGATTTCTTAAAGGAACTTCATGTTTTATAGGTATTACTCTTCTTAGAACAAGTCTAAAAAAATCATTTACTTTTTTAGGATTTGTTTTTAATGCAACAGGTAACTCTTTTATAGTTTTTTTCATTATAGTATAAGTCATCTCTGCATCAAATTCATTTTTTTCAAAAGTATTATAAACTGTTACAAACTCAATAGGAATAGTTAAATCAAAGAGTTGACTTTTAGGATTCCAAATAGACTTTTGAACTTGTTCTAAAAGAGTTTGCATCCTTAAAATCTCTTCTTTAAAATCATAAACTTGCGCTTTTATAGGTTCTGCTTCAGCTGATGCTTTTGCTATAGCTGTTTTTGTAAACTCCATATTCTTTTGCATATCTTCATCTTCTACAGCAACTACAATTTCATACATATCTTTATTATAGCCATTTGCATTTGATACTTTTTTTGTAGAGATTACAATAGCTTCTTCACCACACTCTTCTTGTGCCTTTCTTAAAGCATCAGTTGGTGTTTCTCCTAAGAAAGAGAGTCTATTCATTTTGATCTTCCATCTTTATATATTTGTTCAATTGTACCATCAAGATTTCTAAATCTAATAAACTCACTATTTTCATATATTATTTTACCTTTTTTTACTATTTTAAGTCCACCAAAATTAAACACAACTTCATTATCTTCTACTAGTTTTACATCTTTTTGACATACTATTACATTTTTATTTATATGGTGAGTAGTTATATATTCATTATTTTCTACATCATCTAAAGTTAAAGGTTCACAAAATCTACTAACACTATCTACTTCTTTTAGTATTAATTTTGATTTATCAACTTTTTCCTCATATTTTAAAGGAACAGTAGTTATTAAAACAGGTATTGCAAAAAGGTAAGAATTTACTATAAGAAATAAACAACTAAGCCTTAATGTCAAAAAACTGCCCTCCACTATAAGAACTTAAATCCTCAAGTAAATCTTTATACATTTGTTTAATTGGTAAAACTATATTTGCTAATTTTTTATTTAACTCATATAAATCTTTTAAATTTTCTTCAAGATTATCAACTTTTGCTCTATATATATTAACATCTACATTTTGTTGAATTAATTTAGATAATGCAATATTTAATTCTCCTTTTTTATCCATTATATTATTAATAATATAATGTTTTTGATCATTCCTTTGTAAAAGTTCTTCATGTCTTGAAGCTTTTATATCTTCTATATCAAGATTTATAGCATTTTTTAATTCATTTATAAGAGTTTGCATATCATCTACAATTTTATCAACCATAATTCTTCCTACTGTTTATTATTTTCAGATAAGAATTTATACAACATATCACTAATTCCAAAAGTTCCACTAGAGTTATCAGCAATAGCTTGTAAATACATACTTTTTATTATGTCACTTCCTGTTCCTTCTCCTGCAACACTAGTAGTTTTTAGAGATGTTTCCAAAATTTGTTGTAAGAAAAAAGATTCAAAATTATTACTAACTTCTCTTAATTTATCATCTTCCATGTTAGATATATTTTCACTATTTATAGAATCAAACTTATTTGTTTGTAAAATATCTTTATTATATAAATTACTGCTATTAATTTCCATATTACAATCCTATTTTATCAATTTTCAAATCTTCATTTATAATTCTTTTTATTTTTAAACCAAACTTACCTTCAACAATAACAGCTTCACCTTCACCAATTTTTACACCATTGATAAGAAGTTCTAATGGTTCATTAACCATTTGCTCAAGTTCTATAATCTCCCCAACATCCCATCTTAAAATATCTTTTAGTAAAACAATTTTTGTACCTAATCTTACACTTAGTTTTAATCTAACATTATATAAAAGTTCTAAGTTTTTAGATGGGTTTGTAATTGTAGTATTACTATGAGAGTTTATAGCCTGTGTAGGTGCTGGAGAAGGTATAACTGCTTGTACTTTTGTAACATCTTCTACTCCTGTTACCTCAGAAAAAAATGGTAAGAAAAGCTGATCAAAATATATGATTAGAGGAGTTTCCTCTTCATCTAAAAGTACTTTAAAGATAAAACTATTTTGCTTATTAATTGTACTATTATCAACTTTCTTTGAGCTTTTAATTTCAGATTTCATACCAACTACATCTGGAAGACTTTGAGCATTAGAAACAGTACAAAAACTACCACAAATATTTGAAACTATTTCATTTACAGCATCTATTGTTTCATCATCAATATTTTCTTTATCTAACTCACCCATTCCACCAAGAATTAAATGTTCAAATTTTAAAGAACTACTATTTGGAATATAAAATATAATACCAGTTGAAATACCTTTTAAATCAAATTTTGCATTACATTCAATAAAAGAGGTATCTTTTATATCTTCGTATTTATCTGTTCCAGCAATTTTTACTTTTTTACCTAATAGTTGTTCTAAAGTATTCGTTAATTCATTTTTAAATATATTTGATAAATCAGATGCCAATTATAAGCCTTTTAGTTAATTTTATTACTTTTTTCAAACTCTTCAATTAAATATGCTTTTACTTTCATCATATCTTCTGTTGGATATTTATATTCAGCATCCCCTCTAGTTACTTTAACAAAAAAATCTCTTGATTGTTTATTATAACCAAATTGAACATTATCTAAAATAACTTCATTTAATTCAGCCATAGGCTCTTTTGAAGCATTTTTTTTATATTCTTCCTCTTGAATAGTTTTCATTTTTTCTTCAACTGTACTTACTTGTTTTGCTTTTATATCATAGTTTTCTTTCGAATTATCTATCTGAGCAATTCTACCTACTTCCATAATAGACTCCTTTGTAAGAATTTTAACTATTATAACAAAAAAAATTAAATAGTACTATAAAACTAACATAAGTTCATCAAATCTAAGAATTCTAAAATCAATATATGGATTATTATATTTATTTTCTAAAAACTGTTTTGCACTACTTATATTCATATTCTGAATTAATTGTATTGCTGTTAAAAAATCTGTATCTTTATCTTTATAAAAAGCTTTTATAAGTGTAATTTGAATAGAAGCATCTTCTGGACGATTACTTTCTAAAAATGCTGCGACAGTCAAATACATACTAAATTTATTTTCGTACATAAA
Proteins encoded in this window:
- a CDS encoding FliM/FliN family flagellar motor switch protein, which encodes MASDLSNIFKNELTNTLEQLLGKKVKIAGTDKYEDIKDTSFIECNAKFDLKGISTGIIFYIPNSSSLKFEHLILGGMGELDKENIDDETIDAVNEIVSNICGSFCTVSNAQSLPDVVGMKSEIKSSKKVDNSTINKQNSFIFKVLLDEEETPLIIYFDQLFLPFFSEVTGVEDVTKVQAVIPSPAPTQAINSHSNTTITNPSKNLELLYNVRLKLSVRLGTKIVLLKDILRWDVGEIIELEQMVNEPLELLINGVKIGEGEAVIVEGKFGLKIKRIINEDLKIDKIGL
- the flhB gene encoding flagellar biosynthesis protein FlhB; this encodes MADDQEKTEEPTSKKIEDARNEGNVAKSMEVAGAVILTFGSVYLIFLSGFTFLEIKKVILYIYSFIGQEVDDALYYSITFTIINTLLVALAPLYILVFVLSLASNWMQFGFIATPLKLDLQKLDPIKGLKNLFSLKKLLEALKLTLKLSVIVGVMFLLLSLTYKEFLYMMNKEINATIQAMHDLIVVFVFTILFIIIVFAIIDFYFTRYYYMKSLKMSKQEIKDEYKNMEGDPQVKGRIRRIQMQMAQKRMMSSVPEADVVITNPTHYAVALKYDNSVNQAPVLVAKGIDFLALKIKDIAKEHSITIIENPALARALYDQIELDREVPSQFYKAIAEIFSYVYELKKKR
- a CDS encoding flagellar hook-length control protein FliK, producing MANLVDIFTQTNSSNTDTQLLNSAIEDLPKDKPSLFDSLLKKTIDNVELNKDNSGIKTTQAQTTITENVQNINNTELKQDINIDLDITKIENNEVINLVDNLTDDNIENDENTLDIKQDKKLEKKDNKSINNTSKISLLDRLILEVKSNNTEKIDLSEHISEDTKSNTLTLDIDDKDFLSSLDEKIDELNNSKNISKDEITIDKKIVINDNKIIELIQKESLVTDVNTNNIDIQSLEVETKEILISNNLEEDLSLEDIDNNQDINNKKIDSKLSLMDQLIQSNSDKKSVDSEIKNITNQSIEIKTQDTQKVEPKLSLMDQLIKESSVKDITTNIDKASDVKVSKDVTSNMFLAEQKNVVNNQLLFNKNEAVKILDNASSLEDIEKSATILDLEASDLEVDQDITKEDLEKLKFNDREIQERKNILNSLLNEKDIRSVDIKNLITNSIEASKALLSNTLTVQDDVVIDVQPSLVNSIESRIIGAKQHLSTMMSDIARQMYENYKPPVTAFRMNLNPTDLGSISILMKQDKISGLSITMSISSLATLELLMDNQNMLRNSLVKTFSDSSNFNLDFTSSQNSNQNQSSNSNSQNKRQKEEMDTQTVLNLKEENRDLEEKTDYM
- the flgC gene encoding flagellar basal body rod protein FlgC → MGFFDGYNVATSGMSAQRTRINVVSANIANAKTTHTAEGGPYKKQQVVFEDVLVANSQKRTNSNDIEVSNTPLSELSLRGVGVKKIIQTDAKPVLRYDPTHPDANEKGYVAYPDINPVVEMVDLIEAMRSYEANVTAFNTHRGIDTKTLDILAGN
- a CDS encoding flagellar biosynthetic protein FliR is translated as MEAFFSLLNQDILFQFLLLFARIIAFVAFMPIFGHTAISVSIRVAFAFYLTIFLFPFVGSVTYVNESGFILALVSEITLGLVASMLVNIIFSAVKIIGEFIGYSTALSMAMMFDPATGSQEGLISKLLFWIAIILFFQTGMYEMTLVILAKSFSMIHLGTFDIFSVNGIKLAIDEINRMFAFAFTFALPLFFIGFILDVYYGYGTKSMPAFSPFIITFQLKFALIFIFLILGLEIFNEAFTEYFISKFE
- a CDS encoding rod-binding protein, with the translated sequence MEINSSNLYNKDILQTNKFDSINSENISNMEDDKLREVSNNFESFFLQQILETSLKTTSVAGEGTGSDIIKSMYLQAIADNSSGTFGISDMLYKFLSENNKQ
- the flhF gene encoding flagellar biosynthesis protein FlhF; its protein translation is MNRLSFLGETPTDALRKAQEECGEEAIVISTKKVSNANGYNKDMYEIVVAVEDEDMQKNMEFTKTAIAKASAEAEPIKAQVYDFKEEILRMQTLLEQVQKSIWNPKSQLFDLTIPIEFVTVYNTFEKNEFDAEMTYTIMKKTIKELPVALKTNPKKVNDFFRLVLRRVIPIKHEVPLRNQQRKIIMMVGPTGVGKTTTISKLAARFAYKMEQNYKVGVITLDSFRVGAIEQLQAYTNIMRIPLEVVKKPEDLTESLLRLKDCNYIFIDTAGSSQYDIDKIELINEYRKHVDELPIEKTLVLPSNVKHSDLMEVYKNYSILDIDNLIFTKLDETRSFGNIISFAHKTKKSITYFSIGQNVPDDLIPADATFLIDCFMNNECSRSL
- the fliE gene encoding flagellar hook-basal body complex protein FliE yields the protein MNVIGSINYLNPLQGIDSTDVVNQTEDLNESKYANKSFKDLLDNAINDVNDTQIQGYNAMTDIATGKVTNLQEAVQRIEEAELSLKLGLEVKNKAINAYREIMRMQI
- a CDS encoding AAA family ATPase, with product MLDVKLSQAKKLFNLTSQYEQISISKTKLLTITSGKGGVGKSTFTANIAYLLSKKNLKVLVLDADIGLANMQVLFDIKPQYTLFDYINGQKNLQEVIIETKYNNISLIAGKSGYQYSSNSNSFIFSRLVLDILSLNAYDILIVDTGAGLNDYVKEFLKVSTNILAITSTDPSALTDVYSLIKMLAIDKNSLMLSFNHTKSDSIGIAISNSLINLGKKNRLKEDFMIKYIGSVPSSEKISSIARTRKIFVNEFPFDEVTIKLNNIVDNLLKNI